A single region of the Acidobacteriota bacterium genome encodes:
- a CDS encoding two-component regulator propeller domain-containing protein, protein MRTREKTVGYRFFILLIGLLLLLVIETRAEQLPIRVYTTAEGLVSNKISRIVRDSRGFMWFCTEDGLSRFDGYRFTNYTTQQGLPINWVDDFLETREGVFLVATGAGLCLFDPQGVPLPQEKITDFANTRPMFSVYRPNVDERAATIKVLYEDPAGRIWCGTRRGLYRIEISNRQLTFRPIDLGIRSSDPEDHRIRGILADQAGTLWIASRNHIFRLFADGRTETLIGNGYLSIQNSMAITIDSQQHIWAGARSGLWQISQTSASTSSPVIKHFGVTDGIACAPLNAVFTGQDGRLWTGADCGVYEFLKGEKRFRKWLGSENLRDLRVWSFNEDRSGNLWIGTAHGAVQLAHNGFTTYTEADGLGFRDVHFISETHSGEIGVCTLLNSQTMFFDKFDGRRFVSRQVKPRPYGVSSFEYLRQLPFQDHQGEWWWPTLNGLYRFAKTARLEELFNTPPIAHYTVKDGLPVNYLVSAYEDKSGDLWIAIGGKTQIARWQRTSGKFQIFSEADGLPAGNFPVTMREDHAGNLWVGFVLGGIARYANGRFTSFTAADGLPSGEIRQLLSDSQGRLWVVGTESGLSKIENPSADILQITRYTTANGLASDTVLCLAEDRPNQFYVATNRGLNYINFDTGNVKRFTSSDGLANDQVNMIYRDRSGAFWFGTSTGVSRLLPQSPSAQTVPPIFINEIKVFGEVRRISEIGETAMSGLELAPNRNQLEIGFGSLTFAAGDLVQYQYKLEGANNDWQPLTTQRTVNYASLKPGDYRFLVRAINSDGLVSPTPATIEFRVLSPVWQRWWFLTLAALMLGLLIYTLIRYRVNRLLELERVRTRIAADLHDDIGANLTRIAILSEVANAQLSPGARALENPLSAIAHISRESVSSMSDIVWAINPRKDSLFDLIGRMRRLAEDLLPSRGIACNFQAPESEANIKLGSEIRRDLFLIFKEALNNAVRHSACQRININFRSERHQFVLILEDDGRGFAINESSDGHGLINMRRRAESLGGNLHIASTCGKGTTITLTIPR, encoded by the coding sequence TTGAGAACCAGAGAGAAAACAGTCGGTTACCGCTTTTTCATTTTGCTAATCGGTTTACTGTTGTTGCTTGTCATTGAAACCCGCGCCGAACAATTACCTATCAGGGTTTACACCACCGCCGAAGGATTGGTCAGCAATAAAATCAGCCGTATCGTTCGCGACTCGCGAGGCTTTATGTGGTTCTGTACGGAAGATGGACTCTCGCGTTTCGATGGCTACCGCTTTACCAATTACACCACTCAACAAGGTTTGCCAATCAACTGGGTAGACGATTTTCTGGAAACTCGTGAGGGAGTTTTTTTGGTCGCTACCGGCGCAGGGCTTTGTCTGTTTGACCCGCAAGGCGTCCCTTTGCCACAGGAGAAAATCACCGACTTTGCAAATACCCGACCAATGTTTTCAGTCTATCGCCCGAATGTGGATGAACGCGCAGCAACCATCAAAGTTTTATATGAAGACCCGGCTGGGCGCATCTGGTGCGGCACGCGTCGCGGGTTATACCGCATCGAAATCAGCAATCGACAACTGACGTTTCGACCGATTGATCTTGGTATTCGTAGCTCTGACCCGGAAGACCATCGGATTCGCGGCATTCTTGCAGATCAAGCGGGCACATTGTGGATAGCCTCGCGCAACCATATTTTTCGCCTCTTTGCTGATGGTCGAACCGAGACATTGATTGGCAATGGATATCTATCGATTCAGAATTCGATGGCAATAACCATTGACAGTCAACAACACATTTGGGCAGGCGCGCGTTCAGGGCTTTGGCAAATTTCGCAAACCTCCGCTTCAACGTCTTCGCCGGTTATCAAACATTTTGGAGTGACAGACGGAATCGCTTGCGCGCCATTGAATGCCGTGTTTACAGGACAAGACGGCAGATTGTGGACGGGAGCCGATTGCGGCGTTTATGAATTTCTCAAAGGGGAAAAGCGTTTTCGCAAATGGCTTGGTTCCGAAAATCTGCGCGATTTGCGCGTCTGGTCTTTCAATGAAGACCGCAGCGGCAATTTGTGGATTGGCACGGCGCATGGAGCCGTTCAACTGGCGCATAACGGTTTTACCACCTATACGGAAGCCGATGGTTTGGGTTTTCGCGATGTCCATTTCATCAGCGAAACCCATAGCGGTGAAATCGGTGTCTGTACCCTGCTGAATTCGCAGACCATGTTTTTTGACAAATTCGATGGTCGCCGGTTTGTGTCGCGACAGGTAAAGCCGCGCCCTTATGGCGTATCTTCTTTTGAATACCTTCGACAACTGCCCTTTCAAGACCATCAAGGCGAATGGTGGTGGCCGACGCTAAACGGACTGTATCGTTTCGCCAAAACCGCTCGATTGGAAGAACTATTCAATACACCGCCTATCGCGCATTACACCGTCAAAGACGGATTGCCGGTCAATTATCTGGTCAGCGCTTACGAAGACAAGAGCGGAGATTTATGGATAGCCATTGGCGGTAAAACGCAAATCGCCCGCTGGCAACGAACCAGCGGCAAATTCCAAATTTTCTCGGAAGCAGATGGCTTACCTGCCGGAAATTTCCCTGTAACGATGCGCGAAGACCATGCAGGCAACCTGTGGGTAGGCTTTGTTCTGGGCGGCATTGCGCGCTATGCCAACGGGCGGTTCACCTCATTTACGGCAGCAGATGGCCTGCCTTCAGGCGAAATCCGCCAACTCCTTTCCGACTCGCAAGGGCGGCTCTGGGTAGTCGGCACTGAAAGTGGGTTAAGCAAAATTGAAAATCCTTCGGCAGACATTCTGCAAATCACTCGCTACACAACCGCAAACGGACTGGCAAGCGATACGGTGCTTTGTCTTGCCGAAGACCGACCCAATCAATTTTATGTGGCGACCAATCGCGGCTTGAATTACATCAATTTCGATACCGGCAATGTAAAACGCTTTACCTCAAGTGATGGTTTGGCAAACGACCAGGTCAATATGATCTACCGTGACCGCAGCGGCGCATTTTGGTTCGGCACAAGCACGGGGGTATCACGTTTGTTGCCGCAATCCCCGTCTGCGCAAACCGTTCCGCCGATTTTTATCAATGAAATTAAGGTTTTTGGAGAAGTACGGCGGATTTCAGAAATCGGCGAAACGGCGATGAGCGGGCTTGAACTTGCTCCCAATCGCAATCAACTTGAAATCGGATTCGGCAGTCTCACCTTTGCAGCGGGCGATTTGGTTCAGTATCAATACAAACTCGAAGGCGCAAATAACGATTGGCAACCCCTCACCACCCAACGCACAGTAAATTATGCGAGCCTTAAACCAGGCGATTATCGCTTTCTGGTGCGCGCCATCAACTCTGATGGTCTGGTTAGCCCAACGCCCGCCACGATTGAATTTCGTGTGCTTTCGCCCGTCTGGCAACGCTGGTGGTTTTTGACGCTTGCGGCATTGATGCTCGGTCTATTGATTTACACGCTCATCCGTTATCGCGTCAATCGGCTGCTGGAGTTAGAACGTGTGCGCACGCGCATCGCCGCCGATTTACACGACGACATCGGCGCGAACTTAACCCGGATTGCGATTTTGAGCGAAGTCGCCAACGCGCAGTTAAGCCCCGGAGCAAGGGCTTTGGAAAATCCGCTCTCTGCTATCGCCCACATTTCGCGCGAATCGGTTTCCTCAATGAGCGACATCGTCTGGGCAATCAATCCCAGAAAAGACAGCCTGTTTGATTTAATCGGACGAATGCGGCGACTCGCAGAAGACCTGTTGCCTTCGCGTGGCATCGCTTGTAATTTTCAAGCTCCCGAAAGTGAAGCTAACATCAAACTGGGGTCAGAGATTCGCCGTGATCTATTTTTGATTTTTAAAGAGGCGCTCAATAATGCGGTGCGCCATTCCGCTTGTCAGCGTATCAACATCAACTTTCGCAGCGAACGCCATCAATTTGTTTTAATCCTTGAAGATGATGGGCGAGGCTTTGCAATCAATGAATCAAGCGATGGGCACGGACTGATCAATATGCGTCGTCGCGCCGAAAGTTTAGGCGGCAAT